Part of the Virgibacillus natechei genome is shown below.
TCCGTTTTTACTTATTTTATACCAGCAGGAGAATACGAAAGAGAGACAACCGAAGATGGCGTGGAAACGGTCGTTGACGGTACATATGGTGAAGTAGAATCTGAACCGATTGGTTTTTTTGAGATATTTCAATCCATTCATGCGGGGATGGTTGAAGGTGCAGAAATTATTTTCTTCATCTTTATTGTTGGTGGGGCATTCGGAATTATGAATGCAACCAATGCTTTAACGAGTGCGTTTGGTTCCTTATCGAGGAAGTTGGCTGGGAAGGAATTGTTTTTAATTCCGATAACGATGACAGCCTTCGCGATAGGCGGAGCAACTTTTGGTATGGCTGAAGAAACCATTCCTTTTATCATCATATTGATACCAATCGCTATGATGGTTGGTTTTGATTCCATGGTAGGAACGGCGATGGTGCTTATCGGTGTATATGCCGGTTTTACGGCAGCGTTTATGAACCCATTTACAGTAGGAGTAGCACAAGGAATTGCTGGTTTACCAACCTTTTCAGGGATGGGAATCAGGGCTGTTTTTTTTGTTGTTTTTCTATCTGTAAGTATTTTGTATGTTATGAGGTATGCAAGAAAAGTTAAAAAAGATCCTTTAAAAAGTATGGTTTATGAAGAGGATCAGCGAAGAGACGTCAAACAAAGTTTAGCTGATCAAGCCGCTATGACAAAGAGACAGGGGGCCATTATTGGTGTTTTGATTTTAACGATAATTGGTCTGGCACTAGGTGTTACCATCGAAGGCTGGTATATGAGAGAAATTGCAGGATTATTTTTCTTAATGGGTATTGTCATCGGGCTTATCGCTAAAATGAGAGTGAATGAAATTGCGACATCATTTCTGAAAGGGTGCGAAGAACTGGTCTTAGGAGCTCTTGTAGTTGGTTTTGCTTATGGGATTTTAGTTGTACTGGAAGACACAAATACCATCGACACCATTTTATACGGAATATCTTCACTAGTTTCCGGATTGCCGACAGGATTAACAGCTATGGGGATGCTCGTGACCCAAAGCCTATTAAACTTTGTAGTACCTTCTGGAAGTGGGCAGGCTGCGCTTAGTATGCCAATTATGGCTCCACTTGGAGATTTGGTAGGTGTTGACAGGCAGACAGCTGTATTAGCCTTCCAATTTGGTGATGGTATTTCCAATATCTTAACACCAACGGCTGGTGTTCTGATGGCTGCGTTAGCCCTTGCTAAAATATCATGGGTTAAGTGGGTGAAATGGGTTTGGCCATTAATTGTAATTTGGTATGTGTTGGGAGCAATATTTGTAACTGTTGTTCATATGTTCATTTGGTAGGAGGAGAATATGTTGGAACATTTATATAGTAAATTACAGGAAATATATCCTGAATTAGTGGAATTTCGGAGAGATCTTCACATGTATCCAGAACTTTCACATCAGGAAGTAAATACGCCAGAAAAAATTGCTGCTTATTTAAAGAATTTAGGAGTAGAAGTGAGAACGGGAGTAGGTGAAAGAGGTGTAGTCGGAACGCTAAAAGGTGGGAAGCCTGGCAAAACGATAGCCTTACGTGCAGACTTTGATGCGCTCCCTATTCAGGAAGAGAATGATCTAGCGTATAAGTCACGGATTCCTGGAGTTATGCATGCTTGTGGTCACGATGTGCATACGGCAACCCTGCTTGGTGTAGCAAAAGTTTTAACGGGAGTGAAAGCGGAAATTCCAGGGACAGTCGTGTTCATCCATCAATTTGGCGAAGAAGCAACACCTGGTGGAGCAAAGTTGATGATCGAGGATGGATGTCTGGATGGTGTTGATGTTATCTATGGTGCGCATGTCATGGCTTCAGAAGAATTTGGCACAGTTAAGGTGAAAGAAGGGTATAACTCCACAGCACAGGATGACTTCTTTATTAAAATTCATGGAAAGGGTGGACATGGCTCTGAACCGCATCAGACGGTGGACCCGTTAGTAACAGGCAGTCAATTAGTTGTGAACCTGCAGCAAATTGTTAGTCGAAGGGTGAGCCCACAGCGTTCTGCCGCTGTGACAGTCGGTTCTTTTATTAGTGGTGATGCGACCAATGTTATTCCTGACACTGCAGTCATTAAAGGGACAGTACGTACGTTTGATGAGGATTCTCGGGCTATTATAGAAAAAGCTATGGAACAAATTGTGAAATCCACCTGTGAAGCGGCTGGTGCTACGGTTGAATACGAGTATGTAAAAGATTGCCCATCGATTTGGAACGATCCTGTAACAGCAAAAAATGTGCAAGAAAAAGCCGCTGTACTAGTTGGTGAAGAAAATTTGAATCGCATTGATCCAATGATGGGAAGTGAGGATTTCGCATTCTATCAAAAGGAAATACCAGGTGTATATTTCACAGTAGGTGGCAGAAACTCGGAGATTGACGCTACGTATCCGCATCATCACCCAAGGTTTAATGTAGATGAACGAGCAATGATTAATATTGGAAAGATGTTTTTAAGTATTGTGATGGAGTAAGTAGATATAGCTAATAGTTACTTGTCAAAGAGAAAAGGCGGTATTGTATTATGACCACATCCCTTCCTTTACAAGATACTCCAAGTTTAAAGCCAGTCACTCCTCGTGTTTTATCGATTCGTGACTGGCTTATTTGTTAGTTCTTATTTATGGCTAGGGCTGTTTGCTGAGATAGAAACGGTCATAACCGTATGACTGGAACCTGCTTCAACAGTTGTCTGAAAAACTTGCTCTAACCCATTAAATATTGAAATGGCTTCTCCATTGAGGTGAGTAGAGTAATGTGCTGATGAGACAGTAACATGCTCTTTCATTGCTTCAATTTGGTCATAGATAATGTCCATATAATTTCCACCACCTAGTGGGTAAAGTGAAAATTTTGCTGCAACAGGTTGTTTGGTATTTTTTATCTGATCACGGTTAACAGGACTTTCATCTTCTGACATATAAACATCTCCTGAAGAATCACCAGGACATCCTAATGAATAGGTGGCTTGGAATGCAATATGCTCTCCTGTTTTTGCTGCATGTGTGAAGATTGCTTTTGTCACGTCAAATACGTGAATAAGTTTTCCACGTACAGTGGTCGTTACGTCGTCTGTATTCATCCAAACTTTAGATGTGTCTACTTCATTTAAGGCACCTTCGATAATTTGGATAAAATTGTCACTCATTGGGTGAAGCGAAAAGCTAACTCCTGCAATGTTACTATCGTTACAAGATTGATTCGTCATATGAAACGCTCCTTTTTCGCAATGGTCGTGGCCCCAAGTTAAAATCAGAAATAAAAAAACTGCACTCTCAGAGGAATGCAGTCGGTTTGTATGGTTTGTCATATAAAGTTAATTATACCCAAAGTTCGACTACACTTCCCCACGCTGGTATTATCCAGTTCGGGTAAGAGGGTCAGAACCATGCAGTTCTTCTCAGCCATATATAGCTCCCCTAGTGCCACTATTGCTTATTTAGTTTATATGTCTATTTTAACATAGATGGTTTTATTGTTAAAGCCATGATCACTAGACTTGTTTCATAACTTTATGTTTTTTTACCAATTAGAATATCCAGGTCAACGGTTATTTCAGCAGAGTCCTTTTCTAAAAATGAATTTACTTGCTCGTTTGTAGCTGCCCATGATAAAGGCGTCATTTGAACGAGTGCCTGAATAAATGGGTTATCTAGATTCACGGTATAGCGTAGCCTTGAGTGATCTACAAAATGGAAATTCTCATTAAAACGTTTAACAGTTTCAGCATTCGTATAACGCTGTTTTTCTGGATCATCAAAAAGACCCTCTCTTAATTCTTTTAAGTAATCACTTTGAGGGACTACCTTTACGACTAACCCATTCGTATTTAAAAGTCTATTGAATTCTTCATAATTTGAAGGTGATAAGATATTAAGAATAACATCAAAAGTACCGTTTTGAAACGGTGTGTTTGTTAGATCAGCAACGGACCAGATTTTATCTGAATAGTTCTTGGCAGCTGTCAAAATACCTTCTTTCGAAATATCAATACCTACTCCCATGACTTCCTTTTTAAAATCAGAGCTCAGCCTATCACAGATGGTACTAAGATGTGAGCCTTCTCCGCAACCGGTATCGAGCACAGCTATTTCATCTTTTTTATTTCCACTGTGTTCATTTATCACAGTGGAAATAAACTGAATTAGAGGGTCAAAAAAGTCAGCTTCTGTCATAAGCTTTCTTCGAGCTTCGAAAAGCTCCCTACTATATTTTGTTTTCATTTGGTTTGTTGCTAAGTTGAGATATCCTTGCTTGGTAAAATCAAATGTATGATTACGTGAGCAGGTTAAACTTTTTGATTCAGAAACCTTCATAGATGAACCACAGGTAGGGCACTTAAATATGGATTCAAAATGACGTACATAGATTGCACTCTTTACTCGTTTATTTATTTTATTCAAAAAAGCCACCTCATTTATTTGCGTTATTTAACTATGGGAATAATGTACACCGTTATCTTTCTTATAAATATAACATAAGTGTCCACCTATTCCGTCGATCATTCAACAGATAATTAATTGCACAATCTTAAGTAAGCATAAAATAAAACCTCATTTAGTAAGGATAGACGTACAGGACATGCTAGTATGGAATGGCAGAGGAAAGGAAACGTCCCGTGAAAAACGTCAAACGCAAAAAAGATTTCTTTTTCACGAAAATCCTGTTTAGTCGATCTACCAGTTAAACGATGCCTAACCGTATGATTAAAAACAAGTGTAAAAGGTAATTGTAATAAAGAGGTGATAAAATGCTGACAGAATCTGTAATACGTATTATCTTGTCCGTCATAATTCTAATCATTATGATCGTCATTTTAACTCGTTTTAGAGCAGGTAAATCTCAAGCTCCTCCAAGAGATTCGCTTCATGTTTTGAAAAAAAGACTCGAAAAAGGGGAGATAACGCAAGAGGAATATGATGAAGCAAAGAAAAAACGCGGAAAGTAAATATGTACGGAATTATATTTCGTCATTTCCCGGGAAATAGTGATAAAATATCTCTACTAAATTAACAAGCTGCCGAGATACTCGACAGCTTGAAAACTTTTAGGCTTATTATTTTGCGAATCAAGTTAGTTTTTAGTGAAATTTAAAACCAAGCCGCACCTACGATTATGAGGAGAATAAATAGTACGACGATTAACGCAAATCCACCGCCGCCAGCACCGGCACCAGGTGCGCCATATCCGTGCCCGCAGGCACCAGCACCATATCCAGCTCCGTAGCCGCCATATCCAAACATAGAAACACTCCTAACATTATTTTTTATTTAACTCAGTTCTTAATATCCGTAACCACCGAAAGAAGCACCAACAATAATTAATAGGATAAACAATACTACGACAAAGGCGAAGCCTCCACCATAGCCTGCTCCTGCAACAGCTCCACTCATTAATAAAACACCTCCATATGTTCATTTGTTAGTAATATATGTAGATGATTCAATTAGTGATATGGACACTATCCCAAATTTGGCGCCTTGGAATTAAAAAATGGAAAATATGTTTGAAGTATTCTCTAGAATAATTTTTCACCAATAACTAATGCAATTGTCCATTACGATAATACAGGAAGTACATATACTGTCGTATGCTTCATAAAGATACGGGGGTGAATGAATGTCAGCTGGACATTATTATGGACTATGCCAACAATATAGAGGAAGAGCTGTTGAAATTAAAACGCGTACTGGAGTAACTCATAGAGGGGTTATTTGTCACGTTGATGAGCATAATGTATATTTGCAGCCACTTGGTCGTCAAGGTGGCTTTGGTGGTTTTGGCTATGGAGGCTTCGGCGGCATCGGTTATGGTGGACCCGGAGGATTCGGGGGCTACGGCGGCTTTGCTGGACCAGGCTATGGCGGCGGTTTAGGAATGGGCGTTGCGTTAGGATCCATTGGTACGTTGGCCTTACTTCCATTGGTAGGATTTATTTAAGGCTTAAAAATAAAGAACAGACGGGTATTTTTCGTCTGTTCTTATCTCTTTATAATCACTCCGTTTTTATTTGTGCGATTTTAGACGTAGGAAAAGAAAGTAAATCCTTACTCAACGTATTATTTTCGTCTATATACTTTTTAACTAAATAATAGCCAACACTATAACCTACCATTTTTGGATAAAACCGTAATCCGTACAATATTTCTTGATGTTTTCTCTCCTGATTGTGTACATCTTTTTTCGGTAGAATTAAATGATTAAATAACTTTTTGAGTTCTTCATTTGAATAATACGCAGTCCAATTAGCAAGGTATTCTTCTCCAAATTTTTCACGTACAGCATTCTCCGCTAATCCTTCCAGAATGATTGTGTCTAGCAATACGTAATCCTTTTCACTTTTTTTAAATTTGGACAAGCGGCATATATGATTATACTCATGTGCGAATAATGCTCGTATTTCTTCTTCCTTATTTTCATTGGAAATAAATAAAAA
Proteins encoded:
- a CDS encoding YjcZ family sporulation protein; amino-acid sequence: MSGAVAGAGYGGGFAFVVVLFILLIIVGASFGGYGY
- a CDS encoding SHOCT domain-containing protein, whose translation is MLTESVIRIILSVIILIIMIVILTRFRAGKSQAPPRDSLHVLKKRLEKGEITQEEYDEAKKKRGK
- a CDS encoding YkoF family thiamine/hydroxymethylpyrimidine-binding protein, which encodes MTNQSCNDSNIAGVSFSLHPMSDNFIQIIEGALNEVDTSKVWMNTDDVTTTVRGKLIHVFDVTKAIFTHAAKTGEHIAFQATYSLGCPGDSSGDVYMSEDESPVNRDQIKNTKQPVAAKFSLYPLGGGNYMDIIYDQIEAMKEHVTVSSAHYSTHLNGEAISIFNGLEQVFQTTVEAGSSHTVMTVSISANSPSHK
- a CDS encoding YfcC family protein gives rise to the protein MNKEDTSKKKIEFPHVFVILFCIILIASVFTYFIPAGEYERETTEDGVETVVDGTYGEVESEPIGFFEIFQSIHAGMVEGAEIIFFIFIVGGAFGIMNATNALTSAFGSLSRKLAGKELFLIPITMTAFAIGGATFGMAEETIPFIIILIPIAMMVGFDSMVGTAMVLIGVYAGFTAAFMNPFTVGVAQGIAGLPTFSGMGIRAVFFVVFLSVSILYVMRYARKVKKDPLKSMVYEEDQRRDVKQSLADQAAMTKRQGAIIGVLILTIIGLALGVTIEGWYMREIAGLFFLMGIVIGLIAKMRVNEIATSFLKGCEELVLGALVVGFAYGILVVLEDTNTIDTILYGISSLVSGLPTGLTAMGMLVTQSLLNFVVPSGSGQAALSMPIMAPLGDLVGVDRQTAVLAFQFGDGISNILTPTAGVLMAALALAKISWVKWVKWVWPLIVIWYVLGAIFVTVVHMFIW
- a CDS encoding putative RNA methyltransferase, whose product is MNKINKRVKSAIYVRHFESIFKCPTCGSSMKVSESKSLTCSRNHTFDFTKQGYLNLATNQMKTKYSRELFEARRKLMTEADFFDPLIQFISTVINEHSGNKKDEIAVLDTGCGEGSHLSTICDRLSSDFKKEVMGVGIDISKEGILTAAKNYSDKIWSVADLTNTPFQNGTFDVILNILSPSNYEEFNRLLNTNGLVVKVVPQSDYLKELREGLFDDPEKQRYTNAETVKRFNENFHFVDHSRLRYTVNLDNPFIQALVQMTPLSWAATNEQVNSFLEKDSAEITVDLDILIGKKT
- a CDS encoding YjcZ family sporulation protein — its product is MFGYGGYGAGYGAGACGHGYGAPGAGAGGGGFALIVVLFILLIIVGAAWF
- a CDS encoding DUF2268 domain-containing protein; the protein is MGVIRTDKWLMDSYDKPIDICENLEKYFDGASASEIYNYLLSHGMYRQPSRNGNNEIVDHLKEKKVWHIVQDESQKLRKLWSGPNIPIFIFPSDTSNRKLKQDFNGKSGLAFKNKLFLFISNENKEEEIRALFAHEYNHICRLSKFKKSEKDYVLLDTIILEGLAENAVREKFGEEYLANWTAYYSNEELKKLFNHLILPKKDVHNQERKHQEILYGLRFYPKMVGYSVGYYLVKKYIDENNTLSKDLLSFPTSKIAQIKTE
- a CDS encoding M20 metallopeptidase family protein — encoded protein: MLEHLYSKLQEIYPELVEFRRDLHMYPELSHQEVNTPEKIAAYLKNLGVEVRTGVGERGVVGTLKGGKPGKTIALRADFDALPIQEENDLAYKSRIPGVMHACGHDVHTATLLGVAKVLTGVKAEIPGTVVFIHQFGEEATPGGAKLMIEDGCLDGVDVIYGAHVMASEEFGTVKVKEGYNSTAQDDFFIKIHGKGGHGSEPHQTVDPLVTGSQLVVNLQQIVSRRVSPQRSAAVTVGSFISGDATNVIPDTAVIKGTVRTFDEDSRAIIEKAMEQIVKSTCEAAGATVEYEYVKDCPSIWNDPVTAKNVQEKAAVLVGEENLNRIDPMMGSEDFAFYQKEIPGVYFTVGGRNSEIDATYPHHHPRFNVDERAMINIGKMFLSIVME